Proteins from one Streptosporangium becharense genomic window:
- a CDS encoding oxygenase MpaB family protein, giving the protein MTELSRRKMLISGGALGAFGALGMASPAQARSMTPWTWAPSGSVAGSGAGVDPRWVWDEEADPLVASLLDRGAVPEVNRLLWDWNRNDQPLPAGLPADLRDFMERARRLPSWADHGKLNTAAEFNKSRGLYLNLLNGVGGGMLSTAIPKEARAVYYSKGGADMEDRVAKTSILGFAVGALNAYRPDGSCMVEAVKTRLVHAAVRHLLQQSPHWSGGVPISQEDMLVTWHTLPTYAMRMMRKWKVPMTKAESTAYLHVWQVTAHMLGIRDEYIPATWEAANTQSDQVLPRNMGPTPEGVELTDILLGQLAEQTSPGSVSRPLCNAFARYLVGDEVADWDGIRREPVWDRVIAAAWPALVKFREGLIPLPLVPESAWVIDEAARRYILFYLTKGKETKIEIPTTNRPG; this is encoded by the coding sequence ATGACGGAGCTGAGCAGGCGCAAGATGCTGATCTCAGGCGGGGCCCTGGGGGCATTCGGGGCGTTGGGGATGGCGTCCCCGGCCCAGGCGCGCTCCATGACGCCTTGGACCTGGGCGCCGAGCGGTTCGGTCGCGGGTTCCGGCGCCGGCGTCGATCCGCGGTGGGTGTGGGACGAGGAGGCCGATCCGCTCGTCGCCTCGCTGCTCGATCGCGGCGCCGTGCCCGAGGTCAACCGCCTGCTGTGGGACTGGAACCGTAATGACCAGCCCCTGCCCGCAGGGCTGCCGGCGGATCTGCGCGACTTCATGGAGCGGGCCCGCCGGCTGCCGTCGTGGGCGGACCACGGCAAGCTGAACACCGCGGCCGAGTTCAACAAGTCCAGGGGGCTGTACCTCAACCTGCTCAACGGCGTGGGCGGCGGCATGCTGAGCACCGCCATCCCCAAGGAGGCCCGCGCGGTCTACTACTCCAAGGGCGGCGCGGACATGGAGGATCGCGTCGCCAAGACGAGCATCCTGGGATTCGCCGTCGGGGCCCTGAACGCGTACCGGCCCGACGGCTCCTGCATGGTCGAGGCCGTGAAGACCCGGCTGGTGCACGCGGCGGTACGGCACCTGCTGCAGCAGTCTCCCCACTGGAGCGGCGGCGTCCCGATCAGTCAGGAGGACATGCTGGTCACCTGGCACACCCTGCCGACCTACGCCATGCGCATGATGCGCAAATGGAAGGTCCCGATGACCAAGGCCGAGTCCACGGCGTACCTGCACGTGTGGCAGGTGACCGCGCACATGCTCGGCATCAGGGACGAATACATCCCCGCCACCTGGGAGGCGGCCAACACCCAGTCGGACCAGGTCCTGCCCCGGAACATGGGACCGACCCCCGAGGGCGTGGAGCTGACCGACATCCTGCTGGGCCAGCTCGCCGAGCAGACCAGTCCCGGCAGCGTCAGCCGGCCGCTGTGCAACGCGTTCGCCCGGTACCTGGTCGGCGACGAGGTGGCCGACTGGGACGGCATCAGGCGCGAGCCGGTGTGGGACCGGGTGATCGCCGCCGCCTGGCCGGCACTGGTGAAATTCCGCGAGGGTCTCATTCCGTTGCCGCTGGTGCCCGAGAGCGCCTGGGTCATCGACGAAGCCGCGCGGCGATACATCCTGTTCTATCTCACCAAGGGCAAGGAGACCAAGATCGAGATCCCCACGACCAACCGTCCCGGCTGA